The Enhydrobacter sp. sequence CGCCTGCCGCTTCTCTTCTCCGAAGGTGTCCAGAAGGGACGCATCAGCCTGCAGCAATTCGTGGCGCTCACATCAACCAACCATGCGCGCCTTTACGGCCTTTATCCGCGCAAGGGCACGATCGCCGTGGGCTCGGACGCCGATTTCGTGATCTGGGATGCCAACAGGGACGTCACGATCCGCTGGCAGGACCTGCACGACAATGTCGGCTACACGCCCTACGAAGGCCGCCAGATCAAGGGCTGGCCGGTCACGGTCGTGAGCCGAGGCCGCGTGATCGTCGAGGACGGCAAGCTCCATGCCGAACGCGGCTCGGGCCAGTTCCTGCCCTGTGCCTCGCCCGATTCGTCGAAGCCGCTCGGCCGGTCGGCGCCGGAGTTGCAGGCGATGTCCCGCTTCGGCGCAAAGCCGTTGTTCTAGCGGACCGCGCGCTTCCAGCCCGCTCACGAGCGCGCAGGATGCGCGCGGTCCCATGATATGAGGTGAAACAAATGTCCCGTCGTCTGAAAGTGTCCGCCGCCCAGCTCGGGCCCATCCATCGCGCCGACAGTCGCAAGAGCGTCGTCAGGCGGCTGGTGGAGATGCTGAAGGAGGCCGATTCGCGCGGCTCGAAGTTCGTGGTGTTCCCCGAGCTCGCCCTCACCACCTTCTTCCCGCGCTGGTGGATGGAGGACCAGGCCGAGGCCGACAGGTATTTCGAGGCGCAGATGCCGAGCCCCGAGACGCTGCCGCTGTTCGAGCTGGCGCGATCCAGGGGCATCGGCTTCTATCTGGGCTATGCCGAGCTGACCGAGGAGGAAGGCAAGACGCGCCGCTTCAACACCTCGATCCTGGTCGGGCCGGACGGGCGCATCGTCGGCAAATACCGCAAGGTTCACCTGCCGGGACATGCCGAGCATCGGCCGGCGGCGCCGTACCAGCATCTCGAGAAGAAGTACTTCGAGGTCGGCGACCTGGGCTTCAATGTCTGGAAGATGTTCAAGGACGATATCATCGTCGGCCAATGTATCTGCAACGACAGACGCTGGCCGGAGACCTTCCGGGTCATGGGCCTGAAGGGCGCCGAGATGGTGGTGCTGGGCTACAACACCCCGACCGACAATGTCTATGCGCCGCACGAGCCGCCATACTTGCGGGTGTTCCACCACAATCTCTCGATCCAGGCCGCCGCCTACCAGAACGGCATCTGGGTGGTGGCCACAGCCAAGGCCGGCAAGGAAGACGGTTTCTGGCTGCATGGCGGGTCGGCGATCGTCGCGCCGACGGGGGAGATCGTGGCCAAGAGCACGACCGAGGAGGACGAGGTGATCTCGTACGATTGCGATATGGGCCTCGGCGAGTATATCCGCAACACCACGTTCAACTTCGCCAAGCACCGGCGGCCCGAGCACTACAAGCTGATCTCGGAGCGCACGGGCGTGAAGGTCGAGCCGGCGAACTGAGGCTCGATCGATGCAGTATGCCGCTTCCGACGTGACGCCCCACGAGCGCTACAAGCTCCTGACCGCGTTCGTGCTGCCGCGCCCGATCGCCTGGGTGACGACCGTCGGCCCGACCGGCGTCGTGAACGCGGCGCCCTTCAGTTTCTTCAATGTCTTCGCCGAGGATCCACCGCTCTGCATGGTGGCGATCAACAAGCGGCCGGACGGGCGCATCAAGGACACCTGGACCAACATCGAGCGGTCCGGCGAGTTCGTGGTCAACCTCACCGACGAGCCGCTGGCGCGCAAGATGCACGACTCGAGCGGCGACTTCCCGCCCGAGATCGGCGAGCCGGCCTATCTGGGGCTGACGCTGGCGCCATCGGTCGATGTCGCCCCGCCGCGGCTCGCCGATGCGCCGTGGTCGATGGAGTGCAAGGTCTGGCAGACGATCAACGTCAAGGACGACCGCCAGCTCGTGATCGGCGAGGGCCTGCGGTTCCATATCCGCGACGAGCTCTGGGATCCCAAGGCGATGCGCGTCTATATGGACAGGTATCACCCCGTCGGCCGCATGTTCGCCGACCGCTACTGCCGCACCGACGACCGCCTGGAGTTCCCCGCGGCGCCTGTCGTGAAGGCCAAGGCGGCGGAGTAAGTATCCTATCGCCTTGGCCCTCGTTGTCGTCCTGAGCATGGCGAAGGACCTCATGGCGTTGGCAACCGGCGATGAGATCCTTCGCTGCGCTCAGAAAGACAGCTACTGCTGCATCAAATCTTTCCACTCCGGATTTGTCGCCCGGACCAGCTCGTTCTTGCGAATACGCTTCGCTCAGGACGACACGACTACCAGTTCAACCGCGTCCGGCCGATCGCCATCGAGACGGCGGCCTGGCTGGGTTCGACGACGGGCAGGCCGACATGGCGCTGCAGGCGGTCGCGGTGGCGGGCCATGCCGGCGCAGCCCATGATCAGCACGTCGGCGCCGTCCTCGTCGCGCAGCTCGGCGGCGACCTCGGCCATGCGGCTGAAGGTGCGGGCCTCGTCGGCGAGCTCGACGACGCCCAAGCCGATGGCGCGGTCGCCCGCCATGCGGTCGGTGAGGCCCATCTGCCCGACGTAGCGCAGGTGACGGGGAATCGACTTGCGCAGGATGGAGATCACACCGAAGCGCTGGCCGAGCGTCAGCGCGGTCAGGATGCCGCATTCGGCGATGCCCAGCACCGGCTTCGAGGTCACCTCCCGCGCGGCATGCAGGCCGGGGTCGGAATAGCAGGCGATCACGAAGGCCGAGCAGTCGTTGTCGCGGCCTCGCACCGCAGCCGCGATCGGCGCCACGACGCTTTCGACATGGGCCTGCGTCTCGATGCCCGGCGGGCCTTCCTTCAGGGTCACGCATTCGATCGCAGGGCCGCCCGTGATGCGCAACGGCTCCATCGCCTTGTCGATGCCGGCGGTGACGGCTTCGGTGGAATTGGGATTGATCACGAGGATGCGGTCGCTGGGCTGGGGCATGCGACAAACATGGCCTCCAAATTGCTATCCAACAATGGCTGTTCTAACGTCCCGGCCTGGGGATTTCAGGAAGGGAGATCGCATGTCGAACCGTGGATGGGCCGCCGCCGTGGCCGTCTTTTTCATGACCGCGGGCGCGCTGGCGCCGGCCAGCGCGCAGGACAAGCTGCCGCCGCTCAGGACCGGCGTCGACGGCACATTCGCGCCGCACGCCTTTCCCAAGCTGGGCGGGGGCATCCAGGGCTTCAATGTCGACCTCTTCACCGAAATCGCCAAGCGGATGCATCGCGACATCACCATCGATTCGGTGAGCTTCTCGACGCTTATCCCCGGCATGGAGGCCGGCCGCTACGACTTCATCGCGGCGCCGACGACGGTCACCAAGGAGCGGGCCGAGAAGATGCTGTTCACGGCGGGCTACATCTGGACGGCCTACCAGTTCGGCATCAAGAAGGGCAGCGCCCCGATCAAGGGCTGGCAGGACCTGAAGGGCAAGGCGGTCGCCGTGAACAAGGGCACGCCCTACGAGACGCTCAGCAAGAAGATGGCCCAGGAGATCGGCTTCGAGGTGCAGGCCTACGACACGCAGCCCGACGCCAGCCAGGCCGTCCTGTCGGGCCGCGCCTACGCCACGCTCGGCGGCAACACCACCATCGTCTACGCCGCCTCGAAGAACCCGATGTTCGTGGCCGACCTCGAGCTCAAGGACACCCGCGCCCACTGGGCCGCGCCCGTGCCGTTGAGCAATCCCAAGCTCCGGGCGCAGCTCCAGGATGCGATCGACTGCATGAAGAAGGACGGTTCGCTGGTGAAGCTTTCCGAGAAGTGGTTCGGCCGCGTGCCGCCACCCGATGCGCTGGAGCGCACGATCACGCCGGGCTACGGCGTGCCGGGCATGCCGCACTACGACCCGACGCCGCATGAACTCCACTGTGGCTGAGCAGGGGAGGCACCCCACCAAAGCGCAGCGGCAGACCCTGCGTGAAGTGGCGCCAGCGCCACTGGCATTCGTCATCAGCGAAGGCAGCTTCTCGGGATGAAACAGGAAGATTGCGCCACTGGAGTGGCGCGCTCCCTCGAGCGCTCATCGGAGTGCGCAACGCCAGTTGCGCTCATGCGACGTGGAAACACGAGAACAACGTCATCGAAGCGACGGCTGTTTCTTGTCGGCGGCGCGCTCCGATGAACATCGTCGTCGCTCATGGCATTCACAAGCATTTCGGCCATCTCCACGTCCTGAAGGGCGTCGATCTGGAGGTGGCCGAACGCGAGCTGGTGTTCGTCATCGGGCCCTCGGGCTCGGGCAAGTCGACGCTGCTGCGCTGCCTCAATCGCCTCGAGGAGCCCAGCGCCGGCAGCATCATGGTGGCGGGAATCGACATGCTCGATCCGCGCACCGACATCAACCATGCCCGCCAGCACATCGGCATGGTGTTCCAGTCCTTCAATCTCTATCCGCACATGACGGCGCTGGGGAACGTGACGCTCGCCCTGCGCAAGGTGGCGGGAAAATCGCGCGCCGAGGCGGACAAGCTGGGGCAGGCGGCGCTGGAGCGCGTGGGCCTCGCCGACCGCGCCAGCCATCGTCCGGCCGAGCTGTCGGGCGGCCAGCAGCAGCGCGTCGCCATCGCCCGCGCCATCGCGCTCGAGCCCAGGGTGATGCTGTTCGACGAGCCTACGAGCGCGCTCGACCCGGAGCTGGTGGGCTCGGTGCTGGCGGTCATGCGTTCGTTGCGCGAATCGGGCATGACCATGATCGTGGTCAGCCACGAGATGGGTTTTGCGCGCGCGGCCGCCGACCGGGTCGTCTTCATGGACCACGGGCTGATCGTGGAGCAGGGGCCGCCGGCGCAGATTTTCGAGACGCCGGCGCACGAGCGCACCAGGGCCTTCATCGGCCAGATCCGGCAGCATTGAGCAGGCGATGGAAGTGATATCCGATACCTGCCGCGCGATTGGCCGGCCATGAGCGCCTGGGATCACTTCCTCAAGACCTTCTTCAATGCGGAGGTCATGGCGAAGTACCTGCCGGACATCCTGCACGGCACGGTGGTCACGATCGAGCTCGCGGCGCTGATCGTCGTCAGCGGGATCGGCGCCGGGCTGCTGCTGGCGCTGATCCGCAGCCTCGCCATCCGGCCGCTCAACTGGCTGATCATCTTCGTGGTCGATCTCTTCCGCTCG is a genomic window containing:
- a CDS encoding N-carbamoyl-D-amino-acid hydrolase; this translates as MSRRLKVSAAQLGPIHRADSRKSVVRRLVEMLKEADSRGSKFVVFPELALTTFFPRWWMEDQAEADRYFEAQMPSPETLPLFELARSRGIGFYLGYAELTEEEGKTRRFNTSILVGPDGRIVGKYRKVHLPGHAEHRPAAPYQHLEKKYFEVGDLGFNVWKMFKDDIIVGQCICNDRRWPETFRVMGLKGAEMVVLGYNTPTDNVYAPHEPPYLRVFHHNLSIQAAAYQNGIWVVATAKAGKEDGFWLHGGSAIVAPTGEIVAKSTTEEDEVISYDCDMGLGEYIRNTTFNFAKHRRPEHYKLISERTGVKVEPAN
- a CDS encoding flavin reductase family protein, whose translation is MQYAASDVTPHERYKLLTAFVLPRPIAWVTTVGPTGVVNAAPFSFFNVFAEDPPLCMVAINKRPDGRIKDTWTNIERSGEFVVNLTDEPLARKMHDSSGDFPPEIGEPAYLGLTLAPSVDVAPPRLADAPWSMECKVWQTINVKDDRQLVIGEGLRFHIRDELWDPKAMRVYMDRYHPVGRMFADRYCRTDDRLEFPAAPVVKAKAAE
- a CDS encoding aspartate/glutamate racemase family protein, with translation MPQPSDRILVINPNSTEAVTAGIDKAMEPLRITGGPAIECVTLKEGPPGIETQAHVESVVAPIAAAVRGRDNDCSAFVIACYSDPGLHAAREVTSKPVLGIAECGILTALTLGQRFGVISILRKSIPRHLRYVGQMGLTDRMAGDRAIGLGVVELADEARTFSRMAEVAAELRDEDGADVLIMGCAGMARHRDRLQRHVGLPVVEPSQAAVSMAIGRTRLNW
- a CDS encoding transporter substrate-binding domain-containing protein — protein: MSNRGWAAAVAVFFMTAGALAPASAQDKLPPLRTGVDGTFAPHAFPKLGGGIQGFNVDLFTEIAKRMHRDITIDSVSFSTLIPGMEAGRYDFIAAPTTVTKERAEKMLFTAGYIWTAYQFGIKKGSAPIKGWQDLKGKAVAVNKGTPYETLSKKMAQEIGFEVQAYDTQPDASQAVLSGRAYATLGGNTTIVYAASKNPMFVADLELKDTRAHWAAPVPLSNPKLRAQLQDAIDCMKKDGSLVKLSEKWFGRVPPPDALERTITPGYGVPGMPHYDPTPHELHCG
- a CDS encoding amino acid ABC transporter ATP-binding protein codes for the protein MNIVVAHGIHKHFGHLHVLKGVDLEVAERELVFVIGPSGSGKSTLLRCLNRLEEPSAGSIMVAGIDMLDPRTDINHARQHIGMVFQSFNLYPHMTALGNVTLALRKVAGKSRAEADKLGQAALERVGLADRASHRPAELSGGQQQRVAIARAIALEPRVMLFDEPTSALDPELVGSVLAVMRSLRESGMTMIVVSHEMGFARAAADRVVFMDHGLIVEQGPPAQIFETPAHERTRAFIGQIRQH